A stretch of DNA from Vidua chalybeata isolate OUT-0048 chromosome 3, bVidCha1 merged haplotype, whole genome shotgun sequence:
AGTGTTTTCTTACTTCAGTAAGATCATAAAACATAGTCTAACCAAAAGTGTGTGTATCTTGTTTATATGTAACCAAAACATatccaaaaaccccacagaacaCAAAAAATTCTGTGCTGAGAATTAGCAGAAAGTTCCACCTGATTTTAAAATGAGACATCTAAAATGGAATAACCTCTCTTTTGGCTTTTCATTGTTACCTGAGTGCCTCTTGGCACACATACTGCAAATTTTTACGGCAGTTACACTGCATACACAGTTACCATATGGTGTAATTAATAGTCAAAAAGcttcttttaaattcattttttctcccataaaatataaattgagatttggattttccctttttgacAAACCAgtttaagtaaaattaatttgatgagggaaaaatagttttgtttgaATCAGGAAACAAGATACGTggtaaaactgtattttgaagaaaaactttCCAGAAACTTAAACATAAAAACTTTCATGTCTGCTAGAGTGTTTGACCTTTCCTTGTTCTCTCCACTTGCTGTGGATAAGTGCTTCCTCCCATGAATTGCAGCATGGTAGCTTTAGCTCTGCAGCTTTTATGGCTCCAGACACTAATTTCAGTGCCTGTCCCAGTTTCTACTGGAATTGCCTCAATTATTTTATAGGGTTTTGCCTAAATTTTCCACTAGTAAAACTGCAGCCTCTCGCAGATCCTGCAGTTGCatagtttattttcagaaagagaaggTAGGCTGGGGGTTTAATTTGGGAGCTGGGTTCAAGCCCCTTAGCCACACACCTCTGCTGTCACTCTGGGCTTCACCTGCAAAGGCCACAGGAGCTACTGGGAATGCAGAGTGTGGAGTTTGTGGCTCAGTGtcttcagggagaaaaaggaatcaTAGCAGGGTCTCCCCAGTTCTTTATCCATTGAGTTATAAGTATGCTTCTTTGTGAAGCACATGACAATAATCTTGCTCAACACTTGCCTAGTGGACCACCTGCCTTGGATGTCAGAAACAAAGGAAATCTTCCTTAAAGGAAAGGTATTTATGTAAGAAGTCCTGACATGGACTAGCCTGCAGACCCATATACTCTTCAAGGTCTACCTATACCAGCAGCAGTTCCACCCTTCAGTTTCTTGTGACAACCCTTCTCTGCACCAAACCTCTCCTGAAAGTTGTTACCTCTCACCAGCCTGCACTGCATGGCATCCTGCTTCTTTACCAAAATCATCTGGATGAGCTGGGACATGAAATTAAGCTGCTTCATTCACCTATCTTGTACCGCTAGAAAAATGGTTCCCATTGGTGAGCAAGGCTAACCCACACAGCTGTTCTTCAGCTAATTCAAGAAATTTTGTCTCAACAAAATTCACTGGAAGGGGGGAGGTTACCAAATAGCAGTAATGGCTGCAGCCATCTCATTTaaactgctgctccagccctgacaGAGGGATAGAAAGTTGAGTGACTGAGGCACAGCCAAATTTTGTGGGTTCAGCATAGACTGAATTACAATAGCAGAACAGCTATGAATTATCATACAAATTTGTTACATGGCAACTAAGgtaatattatttataattttcaaCAGCCTTGGAACCTGTACCCAGGTTCTGCAGACACAGAAGGCCTGGTCCCTTTCCAAAAAAAGAATGGGAACAAAGTCAGTGTGCAAGAGGATGGCTGAAAGAACTGGGGTTTAAACCAAAGCCAGCTGCTTCCTaggaaaatgcagtttctcCTGAGGCCTCTCTTGACAGTTTTGACAGGTTTATAGCAGAGCCAATATAATTTCCAATAGCAAAATTACCTTCATAACCCCTGCAATGCTTGGGTTACCCTGACAGTCTAGACAGCACAGATGTGTCTGCACTAAGCTGGTGATTCTGCCCTcacctggagcacagcagctgtttttTCATCGATGGCTCTATTATTTTGTAGGTGACTAATGCATCAAGCTGCTGGAAAATAAGCCAGTCAGCATTCAAATATGCAGCTTGCATCTctatctgatttttaatttttgagcaCAGATGCAACATTTCTGGGGAGAAAGGTCAGACAGAGACCATACTACAATCCATCACTTGACATGAAGTTTTTAAGTTCTCAGAGTAGGGCCAAGCTGTCTTGTGAAGTAGTGCCAGCACCAAGAATAGAATTTCTTTATTTGCCATGTCTGCCTTTCAGCACCATtctgtgtggcttttttttccattgacaGAATTCACGTTTTGTTCAGGAAAAGGCTATATCCACCCTCCATCTGTGAGCATGTGTTTCTTTCTCATAAGTTCTCTTTGTAAGCCAATGGGTGTAATAATTGCCTTAGTGAGATCACACTGAGGCTCAGGCTTTCCAGGCAGTCACAGGCAGGCTTGTGAGGAGTACATGGTGGCAGCTGCTTTGGATGGGAGCACTGATATGCGTGCTTAACCCTCTGGCTCActtcttcccctttcctcaCCCACTGGTCAGCTGACCTAAAGATGTCCCTGTAAATCCATTTGTCAGGCTGTAAAGTCTTGGCTCTGTTTTTgagaataagaaataaattttagatCTACTTAGTAGGCATGTCTTGGTCAACAGCATCAAGGACCATGCAATCAATAGCATTTCTGACATAAAACAGGTTTGAGCTGAAGGTTTGATTAAGATCCAGACCATGCTGTTATATACAGAAATAAAGTAAAGGCAGGGTcctgaaatatttgcaaaaataaacacCAGCAGCCAAGCCCACCCTGCAACAAATCATAGGCAGCCTTGTAAAGGCCCTTTACAGTCCCTGGCAGACATGATGTAAGTGCTGAGTGGCCTGGGCATCccctcctcagcccctgcctgcctgctctggaAGATCTATACATATCTAGGCAGGCACACTCCCTCTCTCCTGGGGGTCTGACACTGCAGGGGAAaggacagagctgctttttGAACTCTGGCATTGAGACTTTCCCTGTGTTCTTCGAAACCCACCTGGACTCCACTGCTACAGTTGTGTGCCATAGGAATATTACAGTTATAAGAGAGGCACCACATGAAATACAGGAGGCAGGGAGTGATGTGACTTTCTGGGGAGAAGCTTTAAGGGCATTATTAATTTCATTCAAGTTATATTCATGTCCCTCTAAACTAGGGCCAGATTGTTATTTATTGTAGGACCTAACTGCCCTTGCATGTTGTGGACTGTATAGGAACAAGTAGTAGCTAACTTAAACTCCTAAGAAACAATCTAAAATCATGAGGGGAGAGAATTTGGTAGAGCTTACACTATAAAACAACAAAGCACCTTAGGAAAGCTAAGGAAACTAAGCACATATTTATAGGCAGAAGTctgtttttgggttgttttttgtttgtttttctggaggttttttttgttgttgtgttttggttttgttgctgaTGGTTTTTTATTCTCTGTCTCTTATGGGTTGGTTCAAAACTATGACAAAAAGGGGCTATTTTAAGATACATGAGATTTgtctcaaaatatttctggaacAGTGGTTCTTGAGGGAAGTACGTATGCCATTACCAGTTTTGTATATTGGCACTGTAACATATGAAATCACATTTCTCAATCACCTTCAGGGATCCATTGAAGGTTTTCCATAGAAACCTTTCCACTCTCCCCCCTTCCACTTCATACTGCATAAGTTaaaacactgttaaaaaaatgtttctgtcctGCTtaggttgttttgttttctccctatAATTTCTCTACAGGCTTTCTTGAAAGAAGAATATAGCAGGGCAATTTGATTGTCAAGATAAAATATTCTGTCCGATTATCTCATTTTACCTTCTTAATTTACTGTATCTTACCTAAACAAAGCAACTTGTTTGCAACAGGGGATACCATCTGTCACTTAGtgtttgtaaaatattaaagtatttttatccTGAAACTACCACCATCTGGAAATAGTTAGCAtgggaaaacaataaaaagccCATCTAAGTTCACAAGTGTTATTGCCTTGAACAAGAAGATTAGCATTCCCATTCATTTATTTAGTCTACCAAAACATAACAATTAAGTCATTTTTAAATCCAAACAGTTTGGAAAGCTCCTGATGTTGCTTATGTGTGCTAAAGCCCAAGCTGAGGTTATGTTATCATGTTTGTATTGCAGCAACAAATGTCAATTTGCACTCCATAAAGCACTGCAGACAGGTTGTAGATGGCTGTAGGACATACTTCCCTCAAGGACCACTGCTCCAGAAAGGCCCTCATACCACTCTAATATTCCATATCCTTCAGGTTGATTTGGTTTATATTTGAAGCCAGAGCAATGAGCATCTTCTGGCATTGAGCTGGTAGGCTATGGAAGAAACAGAAGTATCCTCAGaatgttttctgttctctggTGGATATCTTTGATATTAATGAACACAACTCCATATCATGAAGATAAAACTTCTAAAAACAAATGGCACCTCTGCCGTCTCTTTTTGCATTAGTGGCATGTTGGGAACAAGTATAAAATCTGCTTAACACAGCATTGTGTCTtccattgaaaaaaatatatacttgtTTCTAATCAATAAGTATTTGCTTGAGTAAATATTAGGTCTTCAAACAGCAGCTACATTGGAAGTAGCTGCAGCTATCTCAGTTGCATATGTCAGTCAGAgcagtttttctgtttgcttcttttctaATCCTTGTTCTTTGCACTTCAAGAGAGAATAGTTGAAATTTAAATCTTCTAATCATACCAAGGCAATTCCACAAGGCCAACAGATTTACTTGGGCATGTAACTCCTAGGTTATTATTTCAAGACTTTGTGAAAACTGTTTTTGATAGTTAATATCCTAACTTCTTCAACATCTGATAGAAAAGCAGTGATTACCCCAATGATCCTTTCCCAGTTCACAGGACTTCTTTCTAGGTTCATCAGGCCATAAACAAGTTTATAATGATGCTCTTTACCTACAACTGACCTTCTCCTTGTGCAACTTTTTGGGCTGGATCTGTGACAGAGCCTGTAGACACCATAGCCTAATGTTAATAAATGCTGGAGGGATCAACACTTACACCTCAGCCACTACATTACAAACCAAAGAAAGTTGGCTGTCAGACAAAATTGTTCCAGCCAAGAAACTATAGCGCTTCCCTCTTCATGTACCAAGTATTAGACAATACAGGAAGACAGAGGAGCCATTGAAGCAAAATGTTAGCCCAACTCTCGACTGGCAAGAGAGCTTCGACACAGTCTCCCCTTGCTCCTCCCACCCCAAGGTTCCCACAGCTGTTCAGCATTTCGTTGTGGTGCTCCTGCCAAGCAGGTGTCTCTGCTTCCCTGAAGGGCTGGTGACAAATGACTATTCTAATTAAATTTCTGCAATGGAAACTGTTTCCATTACAAGCATAAGTGAAATATATCGCAGGGACTGATTCTGGCATCCCAAAGCCCACATGTTTTTATAACCTATACCAACATAGCCTTATCCTTTCCACGGGTCAGTTCAATGATTTCTTTGTTCCTCAGCTCATGAAACACTAGTTGGCAAACATCACCTCCACTACAGCAGGTTCTCCTCTAAAACCCCTGGTTTAGAGGCTCAAACCCAGGTCTACTCAGAGCTTCATGTTCAAGAGATTATTAATGCAAGAGAACCACTGCAAAAAGCTTACACACACATTCCTTCCTTATGCATAACTTAAATACTGTCACCACTTCTTTCTTTGCAGTCTAGTTATTCCTACATTAATAATTCTGCAGTTTAGTACTGAACAGAAGAATTGCATCATATTGCAACAATTTGACCAATCCTAAACAGAGGCTGCCAGAGGTTGATTAACAAACTGCAAATTGTGACAGGTTTTTAAATTACCTGGTGTTTTTAGTTGATCATGCATGATCAGAGCATTTCCAGCTTTCCAATACATTCCTTACATACAGGAAAGACAGCTTGAGCTATACTTCAGAATAAGGCTCATGTCAAGTGTTCCTTTAATACACATTTATAGAAACCAAGCCTGTACATTAAGATGAATCAACATTTTACTACATGgtatttttgatattttcaaCATCAATCACAAGGTACATGACTTGGCTCTATTGTTGAGAGAAGGCTCACTGAAGTCCTTCATGGTATCTGACAAGCAGGTGCCTGTAGGGGAATGGATATGACAGTATCTAGAGTAACCATGCTAGCAAAATtcagcagcaagaaaataaCTCTTGAAACTTCATTACCCTTCAAATCCTGCTATCTGCATTTCAGTTATGCTGACTAGCAATCAGGTTGCTTATTTAAACAAACAGTTATCTATACCACAGAGTGTTTTCTGTAACAGTTGACAGTTTATTCAGGTGTTAAACTTAACACTGCTCTGGCACTACTACTTAATCTCACAGCCCAGATACCTAGCTTAATGAACTTTTCATAGCTATGGTTTTGCTCATGGGTGACAACTTAAACTCTGATACTTCATTCAAAAATTCAGAGTAGCTGTGCAATCAGTCTTTCAATTATTAAGGCATTGATTCCCAGAATTATTATAGGATCTTCTCCTAGACAAATTTTTACAGTCTTTCcccagattaaaaataatattcaacTCAATACTTAAAAggttctttatttttctcatagACTTAGGCTTTCAGGAAACCTTAAAAATCAGTTTCACAACAAAGACTGATATTGCAAAGCAGTGGAGGTGCagttcacaagaaaaaaacctaacccATAGTGtcttcaaatataaaaatatatatccaaATTATTACCTAGGGAAAGTGTACCACCATTTCTGTCTTAAGCTGGTCCTGCCAGCTTTTGGGTCATAACTCCCACTACGGAGCTCAAGAGCTCACACTGAAAGGAGCATCTCCGAGGTTCATGTCACAGGCATGATTCAGAGCAAACTGCTTTGCTGCAGCATATGAACCCAATCTTAGATTTTCTGAAAGCATTCCATAGTTTTCCCTTGGGCAGTGGGTAATAAGCATCCAAACATCTCCTGGGAAGCATAGGTCATATACACAAAGCCATCTTCATCTTTGTAGTCCCTGTACACTTCTGCCATTGTCAAGGACATACTGGCTAGGCTTTTGTTGTTCACCAGCAGGTAGAAAGCTTGTGTAGCTGTTAGAGCCATCCTGCTTCTAAttgaaaaagagaggagaaaaagaggattAAACATTAGCAAGTTGAATATGGTTTCAACTTCAGTCTATTACATACATTAGGCAGAGCAGTTGCATGAAGTAGGTACAAGAATTGCTGTATAAAGTTATTGTTAGTTATATTCCTCCATTAGCAGGAACTTAACTGGAAGCTCAAAAACCTGTGCTCTGAGGAAAGGCTTGCATGGCTACACCAAAGGTGCTACTGAGCATGGGCTTGGAGTTACCAGGGAAAAGTGTGAATAACCAAAGAAGAAACCaaagaagaaaccaaaaacTTCCATAGTGCAGATATTGTAAAGGAGTCCAGCTCCAGTCTGTTACATTTACTATAAAGTCTACCTTCAAAAAACAAGTCCTTTTCAGAGACATTGCATGCAAGGATTACAATCTAAGTTGTCCAAGAGCCAAAAGCATCTTTTACAGAAGTTACAATCTAGAAAGATCTTTTTCTATACTTCAAAAAGTATGCTGAAAAACATAGCTTTCACATTTGGTCAGAAAATACCACTGAATATTTTGGGTGACTTCTTTGCTGTAATGTTTGTTTCACAAAGAACAATTTagaacatttcattttgctCACATTCAAGAGCTGCTTTGAACTTGAGCAAATTCAGCTAGGTGCAGTAAGAGAGCAAGGCAGTGTCCCAGTATCCAGTTCATGAGGCAGGAAAAGAGCCGAACAAGAGTCTTACATAGGTCTTTTTTCATTACAGTtagggagaagggagaggacTATGAACCTAAAAAAGACCACATTTTCCCCACAAATGCACCTGTGAAAACATCTGCTGATTGTCTTCAAAGATTTGCAAGAGAGAGAAGCTATCACATTACTAACACCTTTATCCTCCTACCCACCAAAGGAAGCAAGATGTCCCCAGCAGCACACTAGGAAAGATCTTCTCTGGGAACAGCAGCCAAGCCCAGGCGCAAATCCAAACAAGCAGTATGCACTACCCACCTGATAATGGTTATGAACTGTGCCATGGTCAGCTCCTCGGGAACCAGAAACTTGGTTTTGTCCAAGAGAGGAAGGTATTTCTCTTTATGGTATCTCTCAACAATTACCTGTTTTAATTAGAATCACACTTAGCAAAACCTAAAATATCCATgtcctttttccctcccctcacACGCTTCTTTCCTTAAACAGCGGCAACAACCTCCGATAACAAACCAGAGATTTACCGGGATTTTTGTCGGGAACTTGGCTCGGATCCCTGCTACTTCTTCCCGCCGGGTGGCTgcggggcagaggggagaaGAGAAGCGTTACGTGTGCGCGCAGCCCCTCCGACCCGCGCACCCTTCCGCGCCCCTACCGAGACTCTTCCTGAGCTTGAAGGGCCGATCCGGCTGCGCCCCGGGCGCCGCCCGCATCCTCCCGCTTCGGGGCCGCCGCTGCGCCCGCCGCTCTCCCGCGCCTCGCACGGACCGGGGCTGCCCCTCCTCCCGGCAGCGGGGCCGCAGCCAACGGGAGACGGGCAGCTACTGAGCCCGCCCTTCCCGGCGGGCCCACGGCTCCCGGCTGCGCGGTGCCGTGGTGTGGGTTACCTGCGCTGCGAGGCGTTCTGCCAACGGGACAGTGCCGTGCTTTGTGAGAGGTCTTTGACTACCCTGCCCAGTGGTTCAGGGGTGCAGCTCAAGGCTGGAGTGGCCCCAGCTGTCTTCCCTTTCCACATGACCAGCCTTCTTCATACCGACAAACCGCTTTCAAACGATGTCTTTGGTTTTAAAAGAGAACGAGACAACCTACCGCACGTacacaaaaaactccaaaaaccaaaactgaaaaaacccacccccacccaaaaaaccaaccacccGCCCCTGTAATTTTTCATCTCCTCAGGCTACCAGACTGCTTATTTTCTGAACGACTTGAGAGCTGAGTTTTAGCTCTGGTTTTGTCTCTGAGGCACAGTTGTGATTTTAAGGGGTTTCAAGCAGACTTCAAGTCCATCTATTTGGTAAATATGATTCCTTGCCTTTTGGATTGCTGGTTCACCTGAGTTTGCTTCAGCTGCCAAGATGGCTTTGCAGATGAACATGGCTCAGCAAGGGGTAAAGTTGACTCCAGTCTGGTGGTTGTGTTTATAAATCATCTCAGTGGGGGTCTGGAACTGATCCTTATTACTTGTTTGCTTTACTTATCCCTTTAAAATAtaggaatttttgttttatttgatcTACCATTCTGATCATGATCTAGTTGATGTagcacttagggacatggtttagtgatggatTTGACAGTGCTAGTTAATGGATAGACTCAAGGATcttacaggtcttttccaatttAAATTCTATTATTTTACCAGGCTAAGGACAACTGGAATTTGCAAATTTTTATGAGTTACAGTTTATAAGCTATGGCAAAGTCAATTATTGTCACCCAAGATCATTTCCAAAAGGAACATCTTTATTAAAGTGTGTGTGCACTATCTACACATGTGTCAGGTTTTTCAAACAGCCTCTCCAGAACAGAGTTTCCAGTGGCTGCAGTCCTTGAGGCTGCTGAGCTGTCCTTTTCTCTTGATCTGGAAGCGATGAGCATTAGCCACAGCACAAGCTCCCCCACGTGGCAGCACAAACTTTATTTTGCAGAGTAGACACTTGGGTTTGAGGGACTCATAAGCAAGAGCTCTGAACTTTGAGAAAGGCCTTGAGCCTAtgctggaatggtttgggtatAGCTCATCCCTATGATTTGATCTTTGCATGGCGGCCGGTAAGCCCAGGGATTGGCTTACGTAGCTGGGTCTAGCTTAAGGTCTTTTGAGTAGAGGTGAGGTGACAGACTGAGGAAGCCTGAGTGAAGGAGGACGTGTGCCACAGAATTGACATAGTGCCGTAACTCAGTATGGTGAGTTGTATCTaagaagatgaaggaaaagaggaataaTTTGAAGGGTAAAGAAACAGCATGGACAGCACAGGAACAAAGTCTGCAGGAGACAGGTGGATGTGTGGAGACCACAAAGTGTTTCTTTGGAACTATGGTCAAGCATGGGGCTTTCCAAAGCTGTTCAGGAAGTGTCTCAGTTCTTCCACACCCTTGTTGTATCCAGTACACCCCAGCAGATTCAGTAGAAAGATCTGTGATCCACTTTGTGTAGAGAAGAGGGAACCTGCTACACCAGTGCTCTGCTTCTTGTGTCACCTCTCACTGCAGGTGAAGTACAAAAGTGTGGCTCCACCCAGGTATCAGCAGCCTTGCTTGCAGGGAGAGGTAGTTTCTTTTCATGTTCATAAACTCCTATGGCAGTATCTGGAGAGGAAAGTGAATACCTGGTAAGAGGGTGAGCAAAAGAAGACGAATTCCCAGCAAGCCTAGTGATCAGTTACGGCTCTAATGTCTGTGAGAGCTAAGAGTGACTAAAAACCCAGGCTTTAGTTAGCATGTGCTAACTAATAATGTAAATGTGTCACATTTTCTGGAGGTAGAGAGAATGGGATGTCTAATGTGCCTGCATAGCACCTACACTTGCTTCTGCAGTGAAATACCGAGTTTCAGACCTAAATGTGGAATCTATTCCTTACGTCCTTTCCTTTGGAAGTTTTTCTTACATGCACATAATTAATGAACTTATAGAGCAATTTTGTGTAGAGAGTGGAATACTCAGAGGATCCTATTGATACAGAAATGTAAGGACAAAAGTTTCTACCTGCTTGAACGCTGAAAGCCAACACTTACAGGCATCCTGTAAGTCCCCAAACATTAAAGCACAAACTCAGAGTTCTGTATCTTATCTAGTTGTTTCATTGCCACATTCACAGCTTCTTCCAAAGCCCAAAGTCTACAGGTGTAATTGAGTTCTCATGTGTCCACTGTCTCCATACTGAAGTGATCTGCTCTGCAAGTGCTCTCAGACACTCCAATGTGTCCCAGGGACTCAACAACTTAGACAAAAGCAGCCATCTACTTTTTGCAAGTGCTCTGAGACTTGCACTGCTTTCATCTGGATCTGTGAGCTACTGTGGAGGTAAGGGTCAAGTTATCTGTAGACTAACAATTTAAATATGAATGATGCCGTGCTAGAAGGActaagatttatttatttaagcaACCTAACTGAATAGCAAGAGAAACTGCAGCATGATGttcttaggggaaaaaatgtgacTTGGCAAAATGAGGGCTTATTTGTTGCTTTGGAAAAGCCTGTGAAGTTCTACAGTATTATGCATAGTTATCTTAAATACATGTTTCCATGAGGATTGTAAGTGAACCATGAGGCTGTAAGTGAAAATAGTGAGGAGGTTTTGAAGAGCCCTCAAGCAGTCAGGCTCAGCCAACCAATTTAATGGGTTTTAAAAGAGCCATCCTAAATATTTGCATGCTTCCTGAACACAGGTAGTTACAGATAGGGAATCCTTTGCTTACTTCTTCTCTTCTGCAACTCTGAATCTGTCTATATCTCCGCCTGTGACACAGAAGCAAGCCCACTCTTGTGGATAAGCCTGAAGTAATTGTGTGGCAGTAACTAAATTTCTGAATTCATAAGTCTTTATACCAAAAAAGCTAGCTGGAGTATTATTATGTTTAAGGGGATGCTTAGTACTGTACTCTGATTTTGGTCCAAACTCACCTACTAATAAGACTCAGATTACAAACTTGTCTCAAAATGATGAGATAAATTCAAAGGTCAGCAGTGGTGTTTCTCAGTTGAT
This window harbors:
- the MAP1LC3C gene encoding microtubule-associated proteins 1A/1B light chain 3C is translated as MRAAPGAQPDRPFKLRKSLATRREEVAGIRAKFPTKIPVIVERYHKEKYLPLLDKTKFLVPEELTMAQFITIIRSRMALTATQAFYLLVNNKSLASMSLTMAEVYRDYKDEDGFVYMTYASQEMFGCLLPTAQGKTMECFQKI